One window from the genome of Thermostichus vulcanus str. 'Rupite' encodes:
- the accD gene encoding acetyl-CoA carboxylase, carboxyltransferase subunit beta, which translates to MSLLDWFAERRKETSLNLTGSSPFDKERQVREIADGLWQKCPACDTLTYTKDLRQNLQVCPSCGHHQRITAPERLEQLLDAGSWQPLDEHLAPADPLHFFDQKPYPERISSYQERTQLKDAVLTGLGNLDGIPLAIGVMDFRFMGGSMGSVVGEKIARLTERATRDHLPLVIFSASGGARMQEGILSLMQMAKTSAALQRHRDAGQLFISVLTQPTYGGVTASFAMLGDLILAEPGAQVGFAGPNVIEQTIGKGKLPEGFQTAEYLLAHGLIDAIVPRTELRKRLAQLLYMHRPRLHVSLPTLNTDVLALEPML; encoded by the coding sequence ATGTCTTTACTGGATTGGTTTGCGGAGCGCCGCAAAGAGACTTCTCTCAATCTGACGGGCAGCAGTCCCTTCGACAAAGAGCGTCAGGTGCGGGAGATTGCCGATGGCCTCTGGCAAAAATGTCCTGCCTGCGACACTCTTACCTACACCAAAGACTTGCGTCAGAATCTGCAAGTTTGCCCCAGCTGTGGCCATCACCAGCGCATCACCGCTCCCGAACGACTGGAGCAACTGCTCGATGCTGGCTCCTGGCAACCCCTTGACGAGCACTTGGCCCCGGCGGATCCGCTGCACTTTTTCGACCAAAAACCCTACCCTGAGCGCATCAGCAGCTACCAAGAGCGCACCCAACTCAAGGATGCCGTTTTGACAGGGCTGGGCAATCTGGACGGGATCCCGTTGGCGATTGGGGTGATGGATTTCCGCTTTATGGGCGGTAGCATGGGTTCCGTTGTTGGGGAAAAAATTGCCCGCCTCACCGAACGAGCTACCCGCGATCATCTGCCTTTGGTGATCTTTTCGGCTTCCGGAGGCGCCCGTATGCAGGAAGGGATCCTCAGCCTGATGCAAATGGCCAAAACGTCTGCTGCCCTACAACGACACCGCGATGCTGGACAGTTGTTTATCTCCGTACTCACCCAGCCCACTTACGGAGGAGTGACCGCTAGCTTTGCCATGTTGGGGGATCTGATTTTGGCGGAGCCAGGGGCGCAGGTGGGTTTCGCCGGGCCGAACGTTATCGAGCAAACCATCGGCAAAGGCAAGCTGCCGGAGGGGTTTCAGACCGCTGAGTATCTGCTGGCCCACGGCCTGATTGACGCGATTGTGCCTCGGACGGAGTTGCGCAAACGGTTGGCCCAGTTGCTCTATATGCACCGCCCTCGTTTGCACGTTTCTCTCCCCACTCTTAACACAGATGTTCTCGCCCTAGAGCCGATGCTCTAA
- a CDS encoding tRNA (5-methylaminomethyl-2-thiouridine)(34)-methyltransferase MnmD, with protein sequence MIHAAKLPLLTTGDGSLTFFSAEFGQAFHNLSGAAQEAREKFVRPCRLDRLPLERDPSQPIHILDICFGLGYNSGIALETIWQVRPDFPVQVMGLERSPEVPQQAWQAGVGSGWSFHREWQEFIERGSWQSERWQGRLFWGDARQTLLQVPLAWADAVFLDPFSPSACPELWTVEFLRAVAERMRPQGYLATYSCAASVRAALQEAGFRIGSTPPLGRPWPGTVASPQGQDLPPLSEMEWEHLKTRAAVPYRDPTLQGERSQIRLRRQQEQQGSPLEPTSIWKRRWQQ encoded by the coding sequence GTGATCCATGCAGCCAAGTTGCCGTTGTTGACCACGGGGGATGGATCCCTGACTTTTTTCTCGGCGGAGTTTGGGCAGGCGTTTCACAACCTGAGCGGCGCGGCGCAAGAGGCCCGAGAAAAGTTTGTCCGTCCCTGCCGTCTGGATCGGTTGCCGCTGGAACGGGATCCCTCACAACCCATCCACATTCTCGATATTTGTTTTGGCTTGGGATACAACTCCGGCATTGCCTTGGAAACCATTTGGCAGGTTAGACCTGACTTTCCGGTGCAGGTGATGGGCTTGGAGCGTTCCCCGGAAGTGCCGCAGCAGGCGTGGCAAGCCGGTGTGGGATCCGGCTGGAGTTTCCACCGGGAGTGGCAAGAGTTTATCGAACGGGGATCCTGGCAGTCGGAGCGGTGGCAGGGGAGACTGTTCTGGGGGGATGCCCGACAAACCCTGCTGCAGGTGCCGTTGGCTTGGGCGGATGCCGTGTTTTTGGATCCCTTTTCCCCCTCTGCCTGTCCGGAACTGTGGACGGTGGAGTTTTTGCGGGCTGTGGCAGAACGGATGCGCCCGCAAGGGTATTTGGCCACCTATTCCTGTGCAGCGTCGGTACGAGCGGCATTGCAAGAGGCGGGCTTTCGGATTGGCTCCACACCTCCTCTGGGTCGCCCTTGGCCAGGAACGGTGGCCTCACCCCAGGGCCAGGATTTGCCGCCCCTATCAGAGATGGAGTGGGAACATCTGAAAACCCGCGCTGCTGTGCCCTATCGGGATCCAACCTTGCAAGGGGAACGATCCCAAATCCGGTTGCGCCGACAACAGGAACAACAGGGATCCCCCTTGGAACCCACTTCTATTTGGAAGCGCCGTTGGCAGCAGTAG
- a CDS encoding hemerythrin domain-containing protein, which produces MSSAAPDRPLVTLCAEQHRVILQLLAQLSRATDWDLGQRRTAAQRLRQRLSRHIQLERHALYPLLRSSLNGAPSLHSDPVSGTESLVNSLEHLEQQLRDLLPELTQFLHQAERSPQQLDPAAALRFHHQLRAQFEQEEQILHPLLTRCVSAEAEQQQLRLFHRRLQATLSSRASTTRHRRPSLEELERQAVTRPVLPNEKLSKTLYPLRENAVQLVNP; this is translated from the coding sequence ATGTCTTCTGCCGCCCCTGACCGCCCTTTGGTTACCCTTTGTGCTGAGCAACATCGCGTCATCTTGCAACTTTTAGCCCAGCTGTCTCGGGCGACAGATTGGGATCTTGGCCAACGGCGAACAGCAGCTCAACGATTGCGGCAACGCCTGTCTCGGCATATTCAGCTGGAACGCCATGCTCTCTACCCTCTGCTTCGTTCGTCCCTGAATGGGGCTCCCAGTCTGCATTCTGATCCCGTCAGCGGGACGGAGTCCTTAGTCAATTCTCTGGAGCATCTGGAGCAACAGTTGCGGGATTTGCTTCCAGAGCTGACCCAGTTTTTGCATCAAGCGGAGCGTTCTCCTCAGCAACTGGATCCCGCTGCGGCGCTCCGGTTTCACCATCAGCTACGTGCCCAATTTGAGCAGGAAGAACAAATTCTGCATCCCCTGCTGACCCGTTGTGTCTCTGCCGAAGCGGAGCAACAACAACTGCGCCTGTTTCACCGGCGTCTGCAGGCCACTCTCTCCTCCCGTGCCTCGACCACCCGCCACCGTCGCCCCAGCCTAGAGGAGTTGGAACGGCAAGCGGTGACCCGACCTGTGTTGCCCAACGAGAAGCTCAGTAAGACGTTGTATCCGCTGCGGGAGAATGCGGTACAGCTTGTTAACCCCTAA
- a CDS encoding DUF4089 domain-containing protein: MEDLDPEIYVDQVAKALQLPLQPDHRPGVIENFARILPIAKLVLEFPLPQTVEAAPTFDPAPGSGTESLP, translated from the coding sequence ATGGAAGATTTAGATCCAGAAATCTACGTTGACCAGGTGGCAAAAGCGCTGCAACTCCCTTTGCAGCCTGACCATCGCCCAGGGGTGATTGAAAACTTTGCCCGCATCCTGCCCATTGCCAAGCTGGTGTTGGAGTTCCCTTTGCCCCAAACGGTTGAAGCTGCCCCCACTTTTGACCCCGCTCCCGGCAGCGGGACGGAGTCTTTACCATGA
- a CDS encoding homocysteine biosynthesis protein, translating to MERTLDQINQRIATGNVRVWTVMEAKEKLATLGILATFEQVDVITTGTFESMESSGAILNLGHTDPPIKIRQAWLNGVPAYAGFGAVDLYLGAAQPSEQSDAAYGGGHVIADLIAGKRVHLRALGQVTDCYPRSDYETHLSRDQLNQFYLFNPRNAYQNFIVGVNGGDRPLYTYLGLLEPHLGNAVYSNPGELSPLFNDPLLRRVGIGSRIFLGGGIGYIAWEGTQHFPLQKRLPNQTPIGPAATLALIGDAKHMQSEWVRGCYFRNYGPGLMLGVGIPIPILSPADLEPIAIRDEELVAPVIDFSIPRRVRPTFGLVSYAQLKSGHITLNGRKVRTAPLVSLRRSMQVAEILKAWIQSGQFTLTQPVAPLPTDREFLSQNPLG from the coding sequence ATGGAAAGAACCCTTGACCAGATTAACCAGCGAATTGCAACCGGCAACGTGCGGGTTTGGACAGTCATGGAAGCGAAGGAGAAATTAGCTACCCTCGGGATCCTGGCGACTTTTGAACAAGTGGATGTCATTACCACCGGCACCTTCGAGTCGATGGAATCTTCCGGTGCCATTCTCAATCTAGGCCACACCGATCCACCCATCAAAATTCGCCAAGCTTGGTTGAATGGGGTGCCGGCCTATGCCGGATTTGGAGCTGTGGATCTCTACTTGGGGGCAGCCCAGCCCAGCGAACAATCCGATGCAGCTTACGGGGGGGGCCATGTGATCGCAGATCTGATCGCCGGCAAGCGGGTGCATCTGCGAGCCCTAGGCCAAGTGACCGATTGCTATCCGCGCTCTGATTATGAAACCCATCTCAGCCGCGATCAACTGAACCAGTTTTACCTGTTTAACCCCCGCAATGCTTACCAAAACTTCATCGTTGGCGTCAATGGTGGCGATCGCCCCCTTTACACCTACCTGGGCCTTTTAGAGCCCCACTTAGGCAATGCTGTTTATTCCAATCCAGGGGAGCTTTCCCCTTTATTTAACGATCCCCTCCTGCGCCGCGTCGGGATCGGCAGCCGCATCTTTCTGGGCGGAGGAATTGGCTACATTGCCTGGGAAGGCACCCAGCATTTTCCTTTGCAAAAGCGCTTGCCCAATCAAACCCCCATCGGCCCCGCCGCTACCCTTGCCCTCATCGGCGATGCCAAACACATGCAATCGGAGTGGGTCAGGGGCTGCTACTTCCGCAACTATGGCCCTGGGTTGATGTTGGGTGTCGGGATCCCGATCCCGATTCTTTCCCCTGCCGACTTAGAACCGATTGCCATTCGGGACGAAGAGCTGGTGGCACCCGTGATCGACTTTTCCATTCCCCGCCGGGTCCGACCCACCTTCGGCTTAGTTAGCTACGCCCAACTCAAATCCGGTCACATCACCCTAAATGGACGCAAGGTCAGGACAGCCCCCTTGGTGAGTTTGCGCCGTTCGATGCAAGTGGCTGAGATTTTGAAAGCATGGATTCAATCGGGCCAATTTACCCTTACCCAGCCGGTTGCCCCCCTACCGACCGACCGCGAGTTCCTTTCCCAAAACCCCTTGGGCTAA
- the psbP gene encoding photosystem II reaction center PsbP, whose amino-acid sequence MTVTKGQLAWFSRWIPRMLLLLCLCLSLLTSACAGASNLRAYSDPSGAFAFAYPNGMVAVNLGPGKGPAVLLRDLVYDSENISLMIAPFDKGETIADLGSPDEVGALVAEKILAPEGSGRSATLLASEAFERQSHPYYVLEYQTKLGSQLRHELVTVTVRHHRLYTLTASTQESRWPQVEATFKNVGHSLNVS is encoded by the coding sequence ATGACAGTCACAAAAGGGCAGTTGGCCTGGTTCAGCCGATGGATCCCAAGAATGCTGTTGCTGCTCTGCCTCTGTCTGAGTCTGCTCACGAGCGCCTGTGCCGGTGCATCCAACCTGCGGGCCTACAGCGATCCCAGTGGGGCCTTTGCCTTTGCTTACCCCAACGGCATGGTGGCAGTGAACTTGGGGCCCGGGAAAGGGCCGGCGGTGCTCCTGCGCGATTTGGTTTACGACAGCGAGAATATCAGCTTGATGATTGCTCCTTTTGATAAGGGTGAGACGATTGCCGATTTGGGCAGTCCCGATGAGGTGGGGGCACTGGTGGCGGAGAAAATTTTGGCTCCTGAGGGATCCGGGCGCTCTGCTACGTTACTGGCCTCGGAAGCCTTTGAGCGGCAATCCCATCCCTACTATGTGCTGGAATATCAGACCAAGCTGGGATCCCAACTGCGCCATGAGCTGGTGACTGTAACGGTGCGGCACCATCGTCTCTACACCCTGACTGCTTCTACGCAGGAATCCCGTTGGCCACAAGTGGAAGCCACTTTCAAGAATGTCGGCCACTCCTTGAATGTTTCTTAA
- a CDS encoding ABC transporter permease, with protein MRKESVPFMRATFWKVLHRVGIVGLALIGFLPFGVLGVWAFTRAWYFPDGLPQEWSFAGWQWALHPGSQVRSAFGQSLSIALITTLLALLLGIPAGRVLGRQAVPAWIRLILLLPIITSPLAVLMGMQAVLIRLRLEGTLLGVVLVHLIPVIPYMALVMGSVFSRFDLGYETQARSLGADPWQVWWQVTLPLIAPGMAIGAVFAFLISWNEFLLTFFVGGGRVLTLPMLLYSLLQGGNNTLVATVALLSVLPGWLALGGVSVCLGQTVGVSPTEIRDGER; from the coding sequence ATGAGAAAAGAGTCCGTTCCGTTCATGCGAGCCACGTTCTGGAAAGTCCTCCACAGAGTTGGGATCGTTGGACTGGCCTTGATTGGGTTCTTGCCGTTTGGGGTACTGGGGGTGTGGGCTTTTACACGGGCCTGGTATTTCCCTGATGGGCTACCACAGGAGTGGAGTTTTGCCGGTTGGCAGTGGGCCCTCCATCCGGGATCCCAAGTGAGGTCAGCCTTCGGCCAAAGCTTGTCTATCGCTCTGATCACGACCCTATTGGCATTGTTGCTGGGGATCCCGGCGGGGCGGGTTTTGGGGAGACAGGCCGTGCCCGCTTGGATCCGGCTGATTCTACTGCTGCCGATTATCACCTCTCCTCTGGCGGTGTTGATGGGAATGCAGGCGGTGCTGATCCGGCTGCGGCTGGAGGGTACGCTGCTGGGGGTGGTGCTGGTGCATCTGATCCCAGTGATTCCCTACATGGCGCTGGTGATGGGTAGTGTGTTTTCCCGCTTCGACCTAGGCTATGAGACCCAGGCTCGCAGTTTGGGGGCGGATCCCTGGCAAGTGTGGTGGCAGGTAACTTTGCCATTAATCGCGCCTGGGATGGCTATTGGGGCGGTGTTTGCCTTTTTGATCTCCTGGAACGAGTTTTTGCTTACCTTTTTCGTGGGTGGTGGGCGAGTCCTAACCCTGCCGATGCTGCTTTACAGCCTTCTACAAGGGGGGAACAACACGTTGGTAGCAACGGTGGCCCTCCTGTCGGTGCTGCCGGGGTGGCTGGCGCTTGGGGGGGTGAGCGTCTGTCTGGGGCAAACAGTGGGAGTATCCCCAACAGAAATCAGGGATGGAGAGCGTTAG
- a CDS encoding AtzE family amidohydrolase yields MTLDPFLGNANCVSGAESSAVAIASAVQQRAISAQEVVAASLDRIQQRDGDFNAFTEVLKDSALEAAERLDQQVAQGIPVGPLAGVPFAVKNLFDVAGLTTLAGSKINREHPPAQADATVVARLKQAGAILVGTLNMDEYAYGFVTENSHYGPTHNPHDLQRIAGGSSGGSAAAVAGGLVPLSLGSDTNGSIRVPASLCGIYGLKPTYGRLSRAGVALFAGSFDHVGPFARSVADIALSFDVMQGPDPSDPVCSQRPPDPTFGQLGQGIEGLRIAVAEDYFARGAEPQILAGVEKLAQALGVTRTVRIPEAHRARAAAYLITAAEGANLHLHNLKTRPQDFDPATRDRFLAGALLPADWILQAQRFRSWYRQQVLMVFQEIDLFITPTTPCPAPLIGQEKMVIDGVEVLTRPNLGLYTQPLSFIGLPVLSVPLRETGSLPFGVQLVAAPYQEAKLLRVAAHLESLGIPNAQPV; encoded by the coding sequence ATGACTTTGGATCCCTTTCTCGGCAATGCCAACTGCGTCAGCGGGGCGGAGTCCTCTGCCGTTGCCATTGCCTCTGCCGTTCAACAGCGAGCCATCAGCGCTCAGGAGGTGGTGGCTGCCAGCCTGGATCGGATCCAGCAACGGGATGGGGACTTCAATGCCTTCACGGAAGTGCTCAAGGACTCTGCCCTAGAAGCGGCAGAGCGGCTGGATCAGCAGGTGGCCCAAGGGATCCCGGTGGGGCCACTGGCAGGGGTTCCCTTTGCCGTGAAGAACCTGTTCGATGTAGCCGGTCTAACCACTCTAGCGGGTTCCAAAATTAACCGCGAGCATCCTCCCGCCCAAGCGGATGCAACGGTGGTAGCTCGGCTCAAGCAGGCCGGGGCCATCTTGGTGGGTACTCTGAACATGGACGAGTATGCCTACGGGTTCGTCACCGAAAACAGCCACTATGGCCCCACCCACAACCCCCACGATTTACAGCGGATAGCAGGCGGCTCCTCCGGCGGTTCGGCAGCAGCGGTGGCGGGTGGCTTGGTGCCGCTGTCCTTGGGCAGTGATACCAATGGATCCATTCGCGTGCCGGCTTCGTTGTGTGGCATCTACGGCCTCAAACCTACCTATGGTCGTCTGTCCCGGGCAGGGGTAGCCCTTTTTGCTGGCAGTTTTGACCATGTGGGGCCCTTTGCCCGTTCGGTGGCAGATATTGCCCTCAGCTTTGATGTCATGCAGGGGCCGGATCCCAGCGATCCCGTCTGTAGCCAACGTCCGCCGGATCCCACCTTTGGCCAACTGGGGCAAGGGATCGAGGGCTTACGCATTGCGGTGGCAGAGGACTACTTTGCCCGTGGTGCTGAGCCACAGATTTTGGCCGGGGTGGAAAAGCTCGCCCAAGCCCTGGGGGTCACTCGCACGGTACGCATCCCGGAAGCCCATCGTGCTCGAGCTGCTGCCTATCTGATCACTGCTGCCGAAGGGGCCAACCTCCACTTGCACAATCTGAAGACCCGACCCCAAGATTTTGACCCCGCCACTCGGGATCGCTTTTTGGCCGGGGCTCTGTTACCAGCAGACTGGATCCTGCAGGCGCAGCGGTTCCGCAGCTGGTATCGCCAACAGGTACTGATGGTCTTTCAAGAGATTGACCTGTTTATCACCCCCACAACCCCCTGCCCCGCCCCACTGATTGGCCAGGAGAAAATGGTCATTGATGGGGTGGAAGTGCTAACTCGGCCCAATCTCGGTCTGTATACCCAGCCGCTGTCGTTCATTGGCTTGCCTGTCCTGTCTGTGCCGCTGCGGGAAACGGGATCCCTGCCCTTTGGGGTACAGTTGGTGGCCGCTCCCTATCAAGAAGCCAAACTACTGCGGGTGGCAGCCCATTTAGAATCCCTCGGGATCCCTAATGCTCAACCCGTTTAG
- a CDS encoding ABC transporter permease, with protein sequence MNSLRGARLSLLNRYGPLLPALALVGLLYGGGLLLALAQSVGLYGLGASGLTLQGYGELLRDPEVWGSLGLSLGIALVATGLAILFGLGLALGLRGMGGWAIWLGQLTLPIPHLVGVAGMLLLLAPSGWLARLAFQVGWIASDQDFPLWVNDRGYVGVLLYWLWKEIPFAALVTLTLLRSMGRDLEQQARLLGASGWQCFWAVTLPLLRPGLLATGILIFGFVFSSFEIPFLLGPTYPRTLPVLIYQRFTHINLEQRQQAIALGLILLGVAAAGVSLAAGVLGEVGSRLGRGKQP encoded by the coding sequence ATGAATAGCTTACGGGGTGCTCGGCTGTCGTTGCTCAACCGCTATGGCCCCCTTCTGCCTGCGCTTGCTTTGGTGGGACTGCTGTACGGGGGCGGTTTGCTGTTGGCACTGGCCCAAAGTGTCGGGTTGTACGGGTTGGGCGCTTCTGGGTTGACCCTACAGGGGTATGGGGAGCTGCTCCGGGATCCGGAGGTATGGGGATCCCTGGGCCTCAGTCTTGGGATTGCTCTGGTGGCAACGGGGTTAGCCATTCTGTTCGGGTTAGGGCTGGCTTTGGGGTTGCGGGGGATGGGGGGATGGGCCATCTGGCTTGGGCAGTTAACGCTGCCGATTCCCCATTTGGTGGGGGTGGCGGGAATGCTGTTGTTGCTGGCTCCTAGCGGTTGGCTGGCGCGGTTGGCCTTTCAGGTGGGGTGGATTGCCTCCGATCAAGACTTCCCTTTGTGGGTGAACGATCGCGGCTATGTGGGGGTATTGCTCTACTGGCTGTGGAAGGAGATCCCGTTTGCCGCTTTGGTCACGCTGACGTTGCTGCGCAGCATGGGGCGGGATCTGGAACAACAAGCCCGCCTGTTGGGAGCCTCTGGGTGGCAGTGCTTTTGGGCTGTGACCTTGCCCCTGTTGCGACCGGGTTTGCTGGCCACCGGCATTTTGATCTTCGGGTTTGTCTTTAGCTCCTTTGAAATTCCCTTCCTTTTGGGGCCGACTTACCCACGTACTTTACCCGTCTTGATTTACCAGCGCTTTACCCATATCAACCTGGAGCAGCGGCAGCAGGCAATTGCGCTCGGCCTGATTTTGCTGGGGGTGGCGGCGGCAGGGGTGAGTTTGGCAGCCGGGGTGCTGGGGGAAGTCGGATCCCGACTGGGGAGGGGCAAGCAACCATGA
- a CDS encoding class I SAM-dependent methyltransferase — MPETGVDTVQLLYQHHRGPSFAERMVATAPGRFDEAFWHFWQTHIDPHLPSSPKLLDLGTGPGFILRQWWERYPQGLFIGVDLMPYMLERAAAELQGIPSIQLLQADLHDPHLPLEPASIDVAQTVVVLHEMVQPLRLLQEVFRLLKPGGRLLVVDWVRAPLSLYFDPATEAHLFQPDTPLETLVDQFTHFYEHNRFSAEDLVWLLEKVGFTKSSVKPPVSNRGI; from the coding sequence ATGCCGGAAACGGGTGTTGATACCGTTCAACTGCTCTATCAGCACCATCGGGGCCCTAGCTTTGCAGAACGCATGGTGGCAACAGCGCCAGGGCGTTTTGATGAAGCATTCTGGCATTTTTGGCAGACCCATATCGATCCCCACCTGCCCAGCTCGCCGAAATTGCTAGATCTGGGTACAGGGCCAGGGTTCATTTTGCGGCAGTGGTGGGAGCGCTACCCCCAGGGACTCTTTATTGGGGTGGATCTGATGCCCTACATGCTGGAACGGGCAGCCGCCGAGCTGCAGGGGATCCCCAGCATCCAACTGCTACAGGCGGATCTCCACGACCCACATTTGCCGCTGGAACCCGCCAGCATCGACGTGGCCCAGACGGTGGTGGTACTCCACGAGATGGTACAGCCGCTGCGCCTGCTGCAAGAGGTGTTTCGCCTGCTTAAGCCCGGTGGACGACTGTTGGTGGTGGACTGGGTACGTGCCCCCTTGAGTCTTTACTTTGATCCCGCCACGGAGGCACACCTGTTTCAGCCGGATACTCCCCTGGAAACCTTGGTGGATCAGTTCACCCACTTCTATGAACACAACCGCTTTAGCGCCGAAGATCTGGTGTGGCTGTTGGAAAAGGTGGGCTTTACGAAAAGCAGCGTAAAGCCCCCGGTTTCTAACCGGGGGATATGA
- a CDS encoding STAS domain-containing protein — MDFKPRIRTTETPQGQKLAVVPLEGRFDAKAASDARQLLQQVLDFGYPNLLIDMSGVTFMDSSGLGVLISALRKCRAAGGNLSLCSVPESVALVLNLTSMEKVLTCFSDLQTGIANFSPAPSAR, encoded by the coding sequence ATGGATTTCAAGCCGCGCATTCGTACTACCGAAACCCCCCAAGGCCAAAAGCTAGCGGTAGTGCCACTGGAGGGTCGTTTCGATGCCAAAGCTGCTTCGGACGCTCGGCAGTTGCTGCAGCAGGTCTTGGATTTTGGCTACCCGAACCTGCTGATTGATATGTCAGGAGTCACCTTCATGGATAGCTCCGGGCTGGGTGTCCTGATCTCGGCCTTGCGCAAGTGTCGTGCTGCCGGCGGCAACCTCAGCCTCTGTAGCGTGCCCGAAAGTGTGGCGTTGGTGCTGAACCTCACCTCCATGGAAAAGGTGTTAACTTGTTTTAGCGACCTGCAAACGGGCATCGCCAATTTTTCTCCCGCCCCCTCCGCCCGCTAG
- the cpdA gene encoding 3',5'-cyclic-AMP phosphodiesterase yields the protein MTVYLVQISDLHLFAKPHHQLLGVTTETSFLQVQKAILALDPLPDLLLLTGDLSQDGSAASYARLKTHLQTLPIDTYWLAGNHDRLHNMNLELQAKRLFVEKSFSRENWSFILMNSLVPGKDSGYLTDRSLLWLRQELERSEAAQHHVLLALHHPPFSVDSTWLDQSTLQQPERLFQVLDEFSHIRLVLFGHIHQDLRRQRKGVEYFACPSTCIQFRPKSPEFGLEVIPPAMRQVWLEQDGSFRTQVQRVGSALQRPNLALAGY from the coding sequence ATGACTGTCTACTTGGTTCAGATTAGCGATCTTCATCTGTTTGCCAAGCCGCACCACCAACTGTTGGGGGTGACCACGGAAACTTCTTTTTTGCAAGTGCAGAAGGCGATTTTGGCCTTGGATCCCCTGCCGGATCTGCTGTTGTTGACGGGAGATCTATCCCAAGATGGCAGTGCCGCTTCCTACGCCCGTTTGAAAACCCACCTGCAAACACTGCCCATCGATACCTACTGGTTGGCGGGTAACCATGATCGTCTGCACAACATGAACCTAGAGCTACAGGCAAAGCGCTTGTTTGTGGAGAAAAGCTTCAGCCGAGAGAACTGGAGTTTTATTTTGATGAATTCGCTGGTGCCCGGTAAAGACAGTGGTTACCTGACGGATCGCTCCTTGCTGTGGTTAAGGCAGGAGCTGGAACGGAGCGAAGCCGCTCAACACCACGTCCTTCTCGCCCTGCATCACCCTCCTTTTTCCGTCGATTCCACCTGGCTGGATCAAAGCACTCTTCAGCAGCCAGAACGCCTGTTTCAGGTGCTGGACGAGTTTAGCCACATTCGCCTAGTGCTGTTTGGCCACATTCACCAGGATCTGCGCCGCCAACGGAAAGGGGTGGAGTATTTCGCCTGTCCCTCCACTTGTATCCAATTTCGTCCCAAGAGCCCTGAGTTTGGGCTGGAAGTGATCCCGCCAGCTATGCGGCAAGTGTGGCTAGAACAGGACGGTAGCTTCCGTACCCAAGTGCAACGGGTGGGATCCGCTCTGCAACGCCCCAATTTGGCCCTGGCGGGGTACTAA